One segment of Carassius auratus strain Wakin chromosome 2, ASM336829v1, whole genome shotgun sequence DNA contains the following:
- the LOC113116717 gene encoding cysteine/serine-rich nuclear protein 3-like, whose product MVVSSPHGTRRHNHWIAMATSQRGGLKRKYCFPDEDAIYSSSSPSSHSEWDTDEENPQSDSVNFGPAGSFSSSHHMSMSSILKKKKDTQSKGSVRFGLVTVFLFQRCQGFSSVPSHGGCTLGMVRRHAARQQFTLEEHAEEQLRLRMERLREQQQEERLEAMRQKLINSGTLTVTEAARLTANDVPDEDADLSSTELKDLGSPRLYSSKQRRELLRAAGVVRIDREEKRQLKDLRRWREDCGCHCQGFCEPETCACSQAGIQCQMDRSNFPCGCSKECCGNPAGRIEFNPSRVQSHYIHTHMKLELEKRLHDDNRPTATEQQSVERNRAITFPAENDSPSFPLSSELCRQRDNSWNSDVTDTSCSSSLSLDSETDGGPSSRRPTLDMDSRGHTHILSFSNSDGEGCPYIKEYDLFTEASGGTSSKESNSSTSQVEYLDENDNQATRECVDDPFDIPNTPSASPDHSMNCYMDLSLSSGSDLVFFDTFHEYGLSRNHLKVCSHLDYMSPLQFPCCPSPTLTEDSGVSLLESLVGIS is encoded by the exons ATGGTCGTCTCTTCCCCCCATGGTACACGGAGACACAATCACTGG ATCGCCATGGCTACATCGCAGCGTGGGGGTTTAAAGAGGAAATATTGTTTCCCAGATGAGGATGCCATTTACTCTTCCTCATCCCCCTCATCACACTCAGAATGGGACACTGATGAAGAGAACCCCCAAAGTGATAGTGTGAACTTTGGGCCTGCTGGTTCTTTCTCTTCAAGCCATCACATGTCAA tgtcATCCATCCTTAAGAAGAAAAAAGATACTCAATCCAAAGGCAGTGTTCGGTTTGGCCTGGTTACAGTGTTCCTCTTCCAGCGCTGTCAAGGTTTCAGCAGTGTGCCCAGTCATGGTGGCTGCACACTGGGCATGGTTAGACGGCACGCTGCCCGCCAGCAGTTCACCCTGGAGGAGCACGCGGAGGAGCAGCTGCGCTTGCGAATGGAGAGGCTCCGTGAGCAACAGCAAGAGGAGAGGCTGGAGGCAATGAGACAGAAG ctGATTAACAGTGGGACTCTCACGGTGACTGAAGCAGCCAGGCTGACAGCGAACGACGTCCCAGATGAGGATGCCGATCTCAGTAGCACAGAGCTGAAAGACTTGGGATCCCCCCGTCTCTACTCTTCCAAACAGAGACGTGAATTACTGAGAGCAGCAGGGGTGGTGCGAATCGACCGGGAGGAGAAGAGGCAGCTGAAGGATCTGCGGCGGTGGAGGGAAGACTGTGGATGCCACTGCCAGGGCTTCTGTGAGCCGGAGACCTGTGCCTGCAGCCAGGCTGGCATCCAGTGCCAA ATGGATCGCTCCAACTTTCCTTGTGGATGTTCGAAGGAATGTTGTGGGAATCCCGCAGGCCGAATTGAGTTCAACCCCAGTCGTGTACAGAGCCACTACATCCACACACACATGAAGCTGGAGCTGGAAAAGAGGCTGCACGATGACAACAGACCAACTGCCACTGAGCAACAATCAGTGGAGAGGAACAGAGCCATTACATTTCCTGCAGAAAACGACTCTCCCTCATTTCCCCTGAGCTCAGAGCTCTGCAGGCAGAGGGACAACAGCTGGAACAGTGACGTGACTGACACCTCCTGCTCTTCTTCTCTGAGTCTGGACTCTGAGACGGATGGAGGACCTTCCTCAAGGCGACCCACACTGGACATGGACAGCAGAGGACACACTCACATACTCAGTTTTTCCAATTCTGATGGAGAAGGATGTCCATACATTAAAGAGTATGATCTGTTCACAGAAGCTTCTGGTGGCACATCCTCAAAGGAAAGCAACTCCAGTACATCTCAAGTGGAGTATCTGGATGAAAATGATAATCAGGCCACCAGGGAATGTGTAGATGATCCATTTGATATCCCTAATACTCCATCTGCATCTCCAGATCACAGTATGAACTGTTACATGGACCTCAGTCTGTCCTCAGGCTCTGACCTGGTCTTTTTTGACACTTTTCATGAGTACGGTCTAAGCCGCAATCATTTGAAAGTGTGCAGTCATCTGGACTACATGTCACCGCTCCAGTTCCCCTGCTGTCCCAGTCCCACTTTAACTGAGGACTCAGGAGTCAGTCTTCTGGAGTCGCTTGTAGGAATTTCTTAA
- the LOC113116710 gene encoding Golgi reassembly-stacking protein 1, with product MGLTQSSGAPEGGTEGYHVHGIQDDSPAEKAGLEPFFDFIISIGHNRLNQENEMLKDLLKANVEKPVKMEVYSTKTMRMRELEVVPSNMWGGQGLLGASVRFCSFQGANENVWHVLDVEPNSPAALAGLQEHSDFIVGADQVLQDSEDFFSLIEAHEGKPLKLLVYNTETDNCREVVVTPNGAWGGEGSLGCGIGYGYLHRIPARPESPKSEKFSPKASPVAGTPEQELPTNGFTEVSLMASSQSMSGFDLDTPLPPPIQRVMDPGFLDQSEVVMMNSEVSDIADRLDLSTSSIDMTNTSLAVREDIDVSGVEELQDMGVSSHNPEEQNTEDYPAVDFRGFQSPSDFSLPLSHPHALLPNLPLDHSLPTDMAYLVNSSIPSLDSSVPPIDISSLLIDPAALHLESSAPPAEYPVQPNESSPFSSESDGVNQGVSDEPQSQKSSLSEDRAEAVSSDPMSFDSHNARVKDEAVSQ from the exons ATGGGTTTAACACAGAGCAGTGGTGCACCTGAGGGAGGAACCGAAGGATATCATGTCCATGGG ATTCAAGATGACTCACCGGCAGAGAAAGCTGGGTTGGAACCGTTTTTTGATTTCATCATATCCATTGGTCATAATCGTCTT AACCAGGAGAATGAAATGCTCAAGGACCTCCTCAAGGCTAATGTGGAGAAACCGGTGAAGATGGAAGTGTATAGCACAAAGACCATGAGGATGCGAGAATTGGAAGTGGTTCCCAGCAACATGTGGGGTGGTCAAGGACTTCTGGGAGCCAGTGTCCGCTTCTGCAGCTTTCAAGGAGCCAATGAAAACGTTTGGCATGTTCTC GATGTGGAGCCAAATTCACCAGCAGCATTGGCCGGACTCCAGGAGCACTCAGATTTCATTGTTGGAGCTGACCAGGTTCTCCAAGAT TCAGAGGATTTCTTCTCCCTTATTGAAGCCCATGAGGGGAAACCTCTGAAGCTGCTGGTCTACAATACAGAGACCGATAACTGCAGGGAGGTGGTTGTCACACCAAATGGTGCCTGGGGGGGAGAAGGCAG TCTTGGCTGTGGCATTGGATATGGCTACCTGCACCGAATCCCAGCACGACCTGAAAGCCCAAAATCAGAAAAATTCAGTCCAAAAGCTTCTCCTGTGGCAGGAACGCCAGAGCAAGAGCTTCCTACAAATGGATTCACAGAG GTGTCCTTAATGGCGTCCAGTCAGTCAATGAGTGGCTTCGATCTTGACACCCCACTGCCACCTCCCATTCAGAGAGTCATGGATCCTG GTTTCTTGGATCAGTCAGAAGTGGTCATGATGAATTCGGAGGTGTCAGACATAGCAGACCGACTGGACCTATCCACTTCTTCCATTGACATGACAAACACATCCCTAGCTGTCCGAGAGGACATTGACGTATCAGGTGTCG AGGAgcttcaagatatgggggtttcTAGTCATAACCCTGAGGAACAAAATACAGAGGACTATCCTGCTGTGGATTTCCGTGGATTTCAATCACCTTCAGATTTTTCTCTTCCCCTTTCTCACCCACACGCTCTTCTCCCAAATCTGCCTCTCGATCATAGCTTGCCGACAGACATGGCATATTTGGTCAATTCTTCAATCCCATCTCTCGACTCTTCTGTGCCTCCCATAGACATCTCTTCCCTGCTCATTGACCCCGCCGCCCTTCATCTCGAGTCATCTGCCCCACCTGCAGAGTATCCCGTGCAACCCAACGAGTCCTCACCCTTCTCCTCTGAAAGTGATGGTGTCAATCAGGGTGTTTCTGATGAGCCACAGTCTCAAAAGAGCAGCTTGTCTGAGGACAGAGCAGAGGCCGTATCCTCTGACCCGATGTCTTTTGATTCCCATAATGCACGTGTCAAAGATGAAGCTGTTTCTCAGTAG